A single genomic interval of Salmo trutta chromosome 13, fSalTru1.1, whole genome shotgun sequence harbors:
- the LOC115205380 gene encoding carnosine synthase 1 isoform X5, translating into MSHSEMCICVLGSPLPYLSLLLEAGQRSPGDALLCLCPSWLSRSSSSLLVHKAVTFDLGGRTFLSNFNPPRRVTYFLSSDPWAKEEMTRETDCPSGGSGALGQFWGNVLTTRVLLQKAKIHCPPTLALLLPPGQMRLEEGRTGGVEVVHLEMGAEEGMNSVRNKVDTFLESENMRGSERVVLRCSGGRFVGEATSPPVYLSRNSKDEVWAKVSYLLPQLLSGEAVLLEAYCSPLKPGPRVQDRTWEQYTDCRPQVPDLSFRLCAIVTRSPLDLPLLYKLVCRVGVSDDPLSHSHSLSQSLETTLLECGFTDPTMAKSLCRLALDTALSCLCVVMETESSMSAEQRGGAGAQTDMIGVDLLFTMDGSIIRPVILGLHPSLCLHSSFQERGMGMEGCDSGIEEWSRGTLLLTPLTRSQYHLMQGKTVLVVGAGGHSKKFIWKTAKQYKLKILLVDSDPAHFASQLVDHFLPLPDLPDHRRDDQHCSRICDWLLSSSLHPDGCVCFWDECVVLTSLVCDRLGLRGPPPEAIRIAKEKSRTHRHLLGLLKSTGTNLISVEQPSGQPDSLVEFREDERRGRQQNGMVNMEGDSMRAMADFDRGDLFNEAMGKHDTTAPTSSSTSPSSSSSHSFDTFRPSAPLLSPSPSSYAVPCIHVESTLDLEKAASGGEGGPGGASVGVVRFPAVMKLEYGAGAVGVRKVGSLEESLAHFERISGDLREETDYPGIGLGWGNAMILMEYVGGTEHDVDVVLFEGRLEGAFVSDNGPTRTPAFTETAAQMPSGLAPDKRAQLIRAAHHACLGCGLRDGVFNVELKMTEVGPRLIEINARMGGFYLCDWIRQLYGVDLLMAAFMVSCGVRPCLPSATALPARGHFAGVMVVVSRHLQALRTTASPERLRGLHQEGALWLNELAEEDELISGEYEEPFCNVGVRDAHNATNARQRLLALCQGLGLHCPPRYDLGYFLSHFN; encoded by the exons gagATGCTCTCCTGTGTCTCTGTCCGTCCTGGCTCTctcgctcctcctcctccctcctggtcCACAAGGCTGTCACCTTTGACCTTGGAGGGCGCACTTTCCTATCCAACTTCAACCCGCCTCGCAGGGTCACCTACTTCCTGTCATCTGACCCGTGGGCTAAGGAGGAAATGACCCGAGAGACAGACTGCCCAAGCGGAGGTTCTGGAGCACTGGGTCAGTTCTGGGGGAATGTTCTGACCACCAGGGTTCTGCTGCAGAAGGCCAAGATCCACTGCCCCCCAACCCTGGCCCTTCTGTTACCACCCGGGCAGATGAGGCTGGAGGAGGGCAGGACAGGAGGGGTGGAGGTGGTGCACCTGGAAATGGGGGCGGAGGAAGGGATGAACTCGGTCCGAAACAAGGTGGACACTTTCCTGGAGTCTGAGAATATGAGGGGATCAGAGAGG GTGGTGCTCAGGTGCAGTGGGGGGAGGTTCGTGGGCGAGGCAACCTCACCCCCTGTCTACCTGTCCAGGAACAGCAAGGATGAGGTCTGGGCCAAGGTGAGTTATCTCCTGCCCCAGCTCCTCTCTGGCGAGGCAGTGCTGCTGGAGGCCTACTGCTCTCCACTGAAGCCTGGGCCACGGGTACAGGACCGCACCTGGGAACAGTACACCG actGCAGGCCTCAGGTACCAGACCTGTCCTTCAGACTGTGTGCCATAGTAACTCGCTCACCTCTGGACCTGCCTCTCCTCTACAAg tTGGTGTGTAGAGTGGGTGTGTCCGACGACCCTCTCTCTCACAGCCACTCCCTCTCTCAGTCTTTGGAGACCACCCTATTAGAGTGCGGTTTCACTGACCCTACCATGGCAAAATCTCTCTGCCGCCTAGCACTGGACACCGCCCTGTCCTGCCTCTGTGTTGTCATGGAAACAGAGTCAAGCATGTCTGCAGAACAACGCGGTGGAGCAGGTGCCCAGACCGACATGATAG GCGTGGACCTCCTTTTCACCATGGATGGCTCCATCATCAGGCCTGTTATTTTgggcctccatccctccctctgtctccactcCTCCTTCCAAGAGCGAGGGATGGGAATGGAGGGATGCGACAGTGGGATAGAGGAGTGGAGTAGGGgcaccctcctcctcacccccctcaCCCGCTCCCAGTACCACCTCATGCAGGGGAAAACTGTGCTGGTGGTGGGAGCTGGAGGACACAGTAAGAAGTTCATCTGGAAAACAGCCAAACAGTACAAGCTCAAG ATCCTGCTGGTGGACAGTGACCCTGCCCACTTCGCCTCTCAGTTGGTCGACCACTTCCTCCCCCTGCCAGACCTCCCCGACCATCGGCGTGACGACCAGCACTGTTCCCGCATCTGTGATTGGCTGTTGTCCTCCAGCCTCCACCCTGACGGTTGCGTGTGCTTCTGGGACGAATGCGTGGTGCTGACATCGCTGGTCTGTGATAGGCTGGGGCTCAGGGGCCCTCCCCCTGAGGCCATCCGCATTGCGAAGGAGAAGAGCCGCACCCACAGGCACCTCCTGGGCCTACTGAAGTCTACTGGGACTAACCTGATCAGTGTTGAGCAGCCCTCTGGTCAGCCAGATAGCCTGGTTGAGTttagagaggatgagaggagaggtagacAGCAGAATGGCATGGTCAACATGGAAGGAGATAGCATGAGAGCTATGGCCGATTTCGACAGGGGGGATCTCTTCAATGAAGCAATGGGCAAACACGACACTACCGCCCCTACCTCTTCATCCACCTcaccatcctcttcctcctcacatTCCTTTGACACTTTCcgtccctctgctcctctcctctctccctccccttcctcctatgCTGTTCCCTGTATCCATGTGGAGAGCACCCTGGATCTGGAGAAGGCAGccagtgggggggagggggggcctGGTGGGGCCAGTGTGGGGGTGGTGAGGTTCCCAGCGGTGATGAAGCTGGAGTACGGCGCGGGGGCGGTGGGTGTGAGGAAGGTAGGCTCTCTGGAGGAAAGTCTGGCACACTTTGAGAGGATCAGCGGGGACCTCCGCGAGGAGACAGACTACCCCGGCATCGGCCTGGGCTGGGGCAACGCCATGATCCTCATGGAGTACGTGGGAGGCACCGAGCACGACGTGGACGTGGTCCTGTTCGAGGGGAGACTGGAGGGCGCCTTTGTGTCTGACAACGGCCCCACGCGCACCCCGGCCTTCACCGAGACGGCCGCCCAGATGCCCTCAGGGCTGGCGCCGGACAAGCGTGCTCAGCTGATCCGCGCGGCACACCACGCATGCCTGGGCTGTGGCCTACGAGACGGCGTGTTCAACGTGGAGCTGAAGATGACAGAAGTGGGCCCGAGGCTCATCGAGATCAACGCCCGCATGGGCGGCTTCTACCTGTGCGACTGGATCCGTCAGCTGTACGGCGTGGACCTCCTGATGGCCGCCTTCATGGTGTCCTGTGGGGTGCGTCCCTGCCTGCCCTCGGCCACAGCCCTCCCAGCCAGAGGCCACTTTGctggggtgatggtggtggtgtcaCGGCACCTCCAGGCCCTGAGGACCACAGCCAGCCCTGAGCGCCTGAGAGGGCTCCACCAGGAGGGGGCGTTGTGGCTGAACGAGCTGGCGGAGGAGGATGAACTGATCTCTGGTGAGTACGAGGAGCCCTTCTGTAATGTTGGGGTGAGAGATGCCCACAACGCCACCAACGCTCGCCAGCGCCTCCTCGCCCTCTGCCAAGGGCTGGGCCTGCACTGTCCTCCACGCTACGACCTGGGCTACTTCCTGTCCCATTTCAACTAG